The genomic segment CCGGGGACCAGGTCGACGAGTCATGGTAGGAGCCCTCGGTGGTGATGCGGCGGATGTTGCTGCCTTCGGCATCCATGATGTATATCTGCGGGGTGCCGCTGCGCTGGGAAGTGAAGGCGATCTCCCGGCCGTTGGGGCTCCAGCAGGGAGTGGTGTCGATGGCCGGGTTGAAGGTCAGCTGCTTTTCCTTGCCGGTTTTCATGTCCTTGAGAAAGATCTCGGCATTCCCGTTCTTCGACGAGGTAAAAACGATCTGATCGGCCACGGGCGACCAGTCGGCCGCGTAGTTGCTGCCGCCGCTGGAGAGCAGCTCGGTTTTTCCCGTGTAGATATCGAACATGAAGAGCTCGGGACTCAAGTTGCGGTAGGAGGTGTACAGGATCTTTTCGTTGTCGGCGCTCCAGGAGGGCAGCATGTCCAACGCGTTGCTGTAGGTGATGCGCGTCGGCCGGGAGCCGTCGTAGTCCATGATATAAATGTCCCGGTCTTTGCCCGACTCGAAAACATAGACGATTTTGGAAGTGAACAGGGGCTTTTCACCGAAATGCTTCATCATCTCATCGGCGACCCGGTGGGCGATCATGCGGCCGAGGTCTTTTTTGCCGCCGTAATTCCTGCCGAAAATGAAGCGGGCGCTGTTGACCTCGTATACCTTGAGGGAGAAAATGATCCGCTCGTCGGCCGTCATCTCCAGTTGGCCGGAAATGAGGATGTTGGCCTGGATGGACGCCCAGTCCTTGAAATTGATGGCGTTGGCATCGAAACGGGAGATGTAGGAGTAATGTTCGCGCGGCACCAGCTTGAAGACCCGGGAATATTCGAGATCGCGCCAAAGAGTTTCATAGATCAGGCTCTTGATCTCGTTGTTGGGCAGCGATGCCTCCGTGAACTGGAAGTCGGGCAGGGCCACCGGGATCA from the Candidatus Aminicenantes bacterium genome contains:
- the tolB gene encoding Tol-Pal system beta propeller repeat protein TolB, which produces MKRKFIILAALVLLASTLVSGQEEITIRIKEGMPMIPVALPDFQFTEASLPNNEIKSLIYETLWRDLEYSRVFKLVPREHYSYISRFDANAINFKDWASIQANILISGQLEMTADERIIFSLKVYEVNSARFIFGRNYGGKKDLGRMIAHRVADEMMKHFGEKPLFTSKIVYVFESGKDRDIYIMDYDGSRPTRITYSNALDMLPSWSADNEKILYTSYRNLSPELFMFDIYTGKTELLSSGGSNYAADWSPVADQIVFTSSKNGNAEIFLKDMKTGKEKQLTFNPAIDTTPCWSPNGREIAFTSQRSGTPQIYIMDAEGSNIRRITTEGSYHDSSTWSPDGMRLAFVSRIENRFDIYVFNLKSNEISKLTENAGRNENPSWSPDGRHLVFSSNRSGKYQLYLMDYDGRNIRQITSAGENKMPKWQKLYK